The DNA sequence AGGGCGGACTCGCCCTCCGGGTCGCCGTCCTCGATGCCCTCCTGAAGCATGAGGCGTCTGCGGAGCTTGCTCGGTCGCAGCAGCCCGGCGAGCGCCTCGGGCGTGAGGTTCCAGACGTCCCTGCCCTCGTGCAGCAAGGACGTGCCCATGATGCCGGGAACGATGACCACCAAATCGTGTCGCACGCCCGCCCCTTTTCCTCTTCTTTCCTCTTCGGTCGTCTGTCGTCGCGGCCGGGGTCTTCAGACCAGCTGCCTCGGTGGGGTGCCGAGCAGGTCAGCGAGACGATCGGCCGGGAGGAGCACCTGATCGCACCGCGCTCGGTCCTGGACTCCGCCCTGGATCATGAGAGTCACCCCCGCCGCGCTGTGGACAGAGGCCACGTCGTCCACCTCGTAGCCGCGGTGTTCGATGTCCGGCAGCCGCCTGTTGTCCCACACGTCCCACACATGTATCCGGCCGGACTCCTTGCGCCAGCCCAGCAGCAACGGCCGCTCCGGCGGGCCGGCGAAGGTCAGCCCCTGCGCGGCCACCGGCGGTCCGGCCAGAGGCTCGTGCGCGGGCGAGTCGGAGAGGCACTCCGCGATCCATACCTGGCCACCGGCTGTGTAGGCCACCACGGGATGGCCCTGTCCGGTGTCCCGCAGTACCCCGAACGCGGTGGCCGACCGCTCCGAGGGGTCGATACCGTACGGCGCCGGTCCCCGGTCGGGCAGGTTCCAGACCCGGACGGACTCGCCCCCGGCCGCGTACAGCCAGGCCGGCCCGCCGGGCACAGCCCGCACAGCCACCTGCTGCGCGGTCGCGGCCGTGGTGAACGGCCAGGTCTCGGGCGCTTCCCGCCAGTTGCCCCAGTCCTGTCCGCGGCATTCCCAGACCCGTACGCACTGGGTACCGGAAGCGAACAGCCGGACCGTGCCCGCCCCCGTGGCGTGCAGGTCCACGGCACCCACCAGCACATCGTCCTGACCGCCCAGATCGAGTACGGCCGTGGGCCGGACGAGGGGCGGGCCCTCCAGCCGTGGCGGCAGATGCCAGAGGGACGTCGTCCGGCGCACCACGGTGGCGACCAACCAGCCGTCGCGGACCCGGGTGGCGGCGAGCGCGGTGAACTCGTCGTCGCTGTCGCCTCTGTCGTCGCGGAGGCGCAACCGCGCGGCGCGCGGACCCGGCAGCCGGCCGGCGGGGCCGTGCAGGGTCGCCAGCACCTCACGGCCCCGGGCCCGGCAGAGCAGGTGCCCGTCGGAGTCGGAACCAGAGGCCATACGCAGGAGCGGTCGCCCGCCCTCGGTTCCGTGGCCGCGAACGTCCGGGGCATCGCGAACGTCCGGGGCATCGCGAACGTCCGGGGCATCCGGCGCGGCCTCGTCAGCGGCGGGAGGATCCCACAGCCGTACCTGAATCCCGTCGGCGACCAGCAGCCGCCCGCTGCCCGCGGGGTCGAATGCCAGCGAAGGCTGCTGTTCGTCCCCGGGCAGCGGGGTGTGCTCGGTACCGGACAGGCTCCACAGGCGGACGTCGCGTCCTTCCCGCACCCCGGCCAGCACGCCGTGCGGACTGTGTCCCAAAGCCACGGCGCGCTGCCCGCTGGTGGGCGCGCTCAGCACCGGCCCGACGTCGTCCTTCTGGGCCGGGTCCAGGAAGTCCGGCAGCTGCCAGACGCGCAGCGCGCCGCCGCCCGCGGCGGCGATCCAGCCTCCCGTGCCGTCGGTGGAGGCCATCGCCGCCACCGCGCGGGCCGGGCGGCCGTCCCGACGCGCGCCCAGCTGGAGGACGCCGCTGCCGGGCCGGGAGGCGCGGGCCGTGACGTCCCACAGCGTCACGCCATCGGGGTCGCCGAGCACGGCGAGGACCTCGTGGTCCACCGTCAGCAGGACCGCGTCGTACACGTTTCCGGGTAGCCGGACGTGCCGGATGGTCTCGTGGTCCGGAGGCACGTCGGCCGGCCAGCGCCACAGCCACAGCCCGTCGCCGTCCACCGCGGCCACGTAGACCGTGGCTCCGCACCGTACGGCGCACACCGCCTCCGGTGCCCCGCCCCAGTAGAACCGTTCCGTGGGCCAGCGCGCACTGCCCTGCCACACATGGACGGCGTGTCCGTCATGCGCGGCGATCACCTTCCCGGCCACTGTTCCGGGAGGGGCACCGGGAATCGCTCCGCCCGGTGCCACCGCCAGTCCGCGCAGCGGTCCGGGCGCCACCCGGCCGGCCGGGCGGGGGAGGGCCCGGCCCCGGTACTCCCGGCCGTCCGCTCCCCAGGACCGGATCTCCCCGACCCCCGCCGCGTGCACCAGCCCGTCCGAGGAATCCTCCCAGGCCACGGCGAAGGCACCGCCCTCCGGGGCAGGCCAACCGCGCCCGAGCGGCAGGGGGCGCGCGCTCGTCCACAGGTCCTGCCAGAACAGCTCGGGTGGATGCGTCAGGGCCGGCAGCAGCTCCTGCGCCGCGGTGACCAGCGCGGTGGCGCGCAGCATCGCCCACCGCGCGAGGGGATCGGGGCGTGCGCGAAAGTGTCCGGCCACCCGCAGATAGAGCACCGACCGGGTGGTCACGTCGAGTTGTGAGGCGACCAGTGGCTCGAGGACGTCGGGGTCGGCGTAGACGACGAAGGCGTCGTCCTCGACCAGATCGGCGAGGCTGTCATCGCCGGCCAGCGCGGCATGAGTGGCCAGGTGGGTCAGCACATAGGGGTCCGCCCCGGCCCAGCCCGTGTCCGGCGCCGGGCGCAGCGCCCGGCACACCGCGCGGTGCAGGCGCCGGGGATCGGCGTCCCGCCCGACCAGCTGTCCGCCGAAGCTGGGGTGCGCCAGCCGGTAGACGTCCCGGCCGGCCTCCCGGCCACGGACCACCGGTGCGCCCCGGGCGGCATCCAGCACATGCTTCAGGTCCCGCTCGGTGTACTCCCGCCGGGAGGAGAGCCGTACCGCGTTGGCGATGGCGAGCCAGACGCCGGGCTGGGGCAGGCCGTGTCCCTCCGCCAGCGCGAGCGGGCGCAGCACATCGCGGATGCGGTCGGGATCCTCCGGGTCCAGCAGCTCCAGCTCCTCGGCGAACAGCCGCCCCAGACCCATCGTGCCGACCTCCCGGTCGGCGTCGAGTTCCCCAGGACCGTCCGGCAGGCCGCCGCGGCGGGCCACCCGGCGCGCCCACAGCGTGGCCACCAGGAAGATGCCGTTGCTCTCTCGGGCGATGTGCCGGGCCACGGCGGCCAGCCGCCGTCCGCCGTCCACCGTCCGTTCTCCGAAGCCCGCCCGTCGGAGCAGCTGCTCGACATGGCCGGCGATATCGCTCTCGGTCTCCGGTAACTCGTCCAGTACCACCGTGTGGGTGCTGTCCAGTGCGTCGCGCAGGGATTCGGCAGGTGGGCCGCCCGGCAGGTGGCGGCGCGCGTCGGCCCTGGTACCGACCACCACCTTGACCGCGGGGTCGACCGCCAGCCGGTTCAGCAGTTGGCGGGCGATGTCCAGGGGATGGCCGGCGGCGGCCTCGTCCAGGCCGTCGAAGAGCAGCGTCAGGCTGCCCTTGCGTTTCGCCACCTTGACGACTGCTTCCACGGAGGCGGCCGGTGATACGGAACCGAGGGGGCCGGGCAGCGCCAGACCGAGCGGTAGCAGTCGGTGGCACAGCTCCTGGCAGACCGCCGCGAGCGTCTTGCCGCGACAGTGGATCGCGGCATGGATGGAGTTGAGTCCGGGCTGGCTGCCCGGCCGCCGGTCGGCAGGCAGCGACGCGACGAACCCCGGGGTGGTCAGATGGGCCAGATAGGTCAGCAGCGCCGACTTGCCCGCTCCCCATGCGCCGGTCACGGTCAACAGGCCCGAGCTGCGGGTGCCCAGCCAGGTGACCACGGTGTCCAGGACGGTCTCGCGCGGGGCGAAGTCGCGTAGCTCCCAGTCGGCGGCCTCGCCCGCGAACACCGGCAGGGTCTCGTCCCGCAGCTCTTCGCCGATCCAGGTCTCGTCGTCCGGTGGACGGGAGGCCGGTTTGGCGGTCTCCGACCGGTAGGGATTGTGGAAGAAGTTGAGCCGCAGCGGCCGCAGCTCCCTGGCCAGCGGCTCCTGGCTGGCGTCCCACCGCGCACGGTCGTCCACCGCGCGCATCAAGGGCCCGAAGAAGAGATACGGCGTCTCCCGGTCGAAGAGCCGGTGGCCGTACAGCTCCAGGCCCGCCTCGTCGAAGAGGGCGGTCAGTTCGGTGACCCACCGCCCTTCGGCGGCCCGCTGATCCTCCGAGGCGGTGGCCACGACGGCGAAACCGCCGGCCCCACCGCGCTTGCGGAGCAACGCGTCCAACTCGTTGACCGTCTGGGCCAGAGCCGCGCCGGCGAAGCAGGCGTCCAGGATCAACAGGATGTCCGCCGGGTCGTCGGCGAGCCAGGAGATCAGCTCGGCGGCGGTGACGGCGGTACGGGGATCGAACGTCCCGCCGTCCGGATAACTGTCCTGGCACGCCAGGTGATAGCGGTCGTCGTCGGCCTTCTCACCGTGACCGGTCCAGTAGAGGATCTTGCGGGTGGCGGGGTGGGCGCGCAGCCGGCGCACGGTGGCCTCGATCTCGGCCCGCGTGGTGCCGGCCGCCGGGCCGCCCGGCTCGCCCGCGGCGACGCCACCGCCGGTGTTGCGCAACGGGGGTGCGGTGAAGCCGAGCCGGGCTGCCACGTCAAGGAAGGAGCCGGCGGTCACCCGCAGTTGGTGCCGGTCTTGACGCCCCTGGCCGCCGCCCGCGTAACGGTCCACCACTACGGCGGCGACCACGCCTTCCGACTCCACACCCACCCCCGGCGCCCGGACCGTCTCCATGGCGGCAAACACCACTATGTACGAAATAGGTCGAGAACCATAGTTACCCATCCGGCCGCGGATGGGGGAGTATTCGGGAGGAACGAGCGTGACGCGAGGCTCGCCCCGGCGGCAGGACCGGCAGGGCGGACGAAGGAGAGCGGATGGCGCAGCGGGACAAGTTCGTCGTGGGATCCCGGACCACCGACTGCCACGTCTTCGAGGGAGACGGCACCCGGGCCATCCTCGAGGAGAACGTGCACATCCTGTACGAGCGCGGACGCCGACGGGTCAAGCTGCCCGCGGTCGTGCAACGCTGGCGGGACGAGACCGCGGAGCGGGAAGCCCGCAAGGAAGCGGCAGGGCTGCCCCACCGCTGGAACAATCCCCGCTTCGCGGTGGAGAGCGTGGAGATCGCACGTACGCACGAGCGTGAGGAACCCGTCGTCCGGATGCAGCTGTGCGATGCCGACTACTTCGACTTCCTCGCCACGTCGCACAACCTCGACCGGCCACTTCGGGAAGGCTCGGCCGAGACACTGCGCACCCAGTATCTGGAGAACACCGATCCGGTGACCGTGGAACCGTTCCTGTCCTGCAGTTTCGGGGTGAACATCGCCGTGGAGACGGAGCCGGACCGGAAGATGGTCTTCTCCCGCCGGAGCGCGCAGGTCTCCGGCCGGTATACCGATCACTGGAACTCCTCCGCGAACGAAGGGCTCGCCAGCATCCATGACGTGCCCGAGGACGGCTCCCGCATCAGCCTGCACGCGGTGGCGCGCCGGGCGCTGCGCGAGGAGTTGGCGATCCAGGCGGACGACGCGGTGGAGCTGGAGTTGCTGGCCTTCGCCCTGGACCTGAGCAACCACCAGTGGGCGGCGTTCTTCCGGGCGGTGTTGAAGGATCTCACCGCGGACGACCTGCTGGCCCGGCGCGCCCGCGGGGTGGAGGACAAGTGGGAGCACGCGGGCCACGAGTTCGTGTCCGCCGACCCGGACAGCGTGCTGGACTTCATCCTCAGCAGGCCGGAGGAG is a window from the Streptomyces luomodiensis genome containing:
- a CDS encoding translation initiation factor 2, coding for MAQRDKFVVGSRTTDCHVFEGDGTRAILEENVHILYERGRRRVKLPAVVQRWRDETAEREARKEAAGLPHRWNNPRFAVESVEIARTHEREEPVVRMQLCDADYFDFLATSHNLDRPLREGSAETLRTQYLENTDPVTVEPFLSCSFGVNIAVETEPDRKMVFSRRSAQVSGRYTDHWNSSANEGLASIHDVPEDGSRISLHAVARRALREELAIQADDAVELELLAFALDLSNHQWAAFFRAVLKDLTADDLLARRARGVEDKWEHAGHEFVSADPDSVLDFILSRPEEEWTPCAPALFYLALVRGAVIARGGNPSGRLDVEAAERRALARLATAPGR